The genomic window TAATGCTTCAATTAAAAGACTACCTAACTCTTAATATTTAATATTAAAGTCTTATAAGCTCTAAATCATAATCATCATAGAATATTGCTAAACAATCTATTAATAAAATAATAATTATACTCTAAAGCAGATTTGAAGATTATTCACAAACATTATGGGAGATATGATGTCAATTAAGAAAATAATACACAGACTTAAATGGACCTTTTTTACAAGAACCGGAGCGAAAGAAACCATAATAAACACAGAACATGGTTTTAAATTTATTGTTAGGTTTAGTAGTGGTTCCGCTTTCCTTTTATATTTCGGGAAATATGAAATAGAAGAAATAGATTTAATTAAGAAATTTGTTAAACCTGGAATGACAGTTTTTGACATTGGGGCAAATGTTGGATATATATCTCTTTTAATGGCCAATCTAATTGGTAGTAACGGAAAACTGTTTTCATTTGAGCCAAATCCCAATATTTATTCCCTTTTAAATGAAAATATTGAAATTAATCCTATTTTGAATGATGGTAGAATCATCACTGAACAAATAGCCCTCAGTACTTCAGACGACAAAATGAAGTTTTTTTGTCCGATAGAAGGTCATGAAGGTTTAGGTGGATTAAAAGATACTAAAAGAGCTCCTTTAGAAAAGGTAATAGAAGTTAATGTAAAAAAACTGGATGATTATGTAACTGAAAATAACATAAAAAACATTGATTTCATTAAAATGGACGTTGAAGGTGGTGAATTAGATGTGATTAAAGGAGGACTCAAAACAATAGAAACAATGAAACCAATAATCCTATTTGAAGCTACTGACCTCAACACAACC from Methanofastidiosum sp. includes these protein-coding regions:
- a CDS encoding FkbM family methyltransferase; the encoded protein is MSIKKIIHRLKWTFFTRTGAKETIINTEHGFKFIVRFSSGSAFLLYFGKYEIEEIDLIKKFVKPGMTVFDIGANVGYISLLMANLIGSNGKLFSFEPNPNIYSLLNENIEINPILNDGRIITEQIALSTSDDKMKFFCPIEGHEGLGGLKDTKRAPLEKVIEVNVKKLDDYVTENNIKNIDFIKMDVEGGELDVIKGGLKTIETMKPIILFEATDLNTTPYNYKVKDLILFLEEFGYNVKATDSENFIAIPEDG